In a single window of the Blastopirellula retiformator genome:
- a CDS encoding KdsC family phosphatase: MKLEERCKSIEFIVSDVDGVLTDGGVLLDNEGIEAKQYHIRDGLGIKVWRKAGFRFGIITGRNSQTVRLRSSELGIDVVRQGVDDKLTVANDFLKHFGLNPQQLAYIGDDLPDLPVVRIAGLGVAVNDAAAELREAAHFVTTAPGGRGAVRELVELILKAQGRWADIVRSF, encoded by the coding sequence ATGAAACTGGAAGAACGCTGCAAGTCGATTGAGTTTATCGTGTCGGACGTCGATGGCGTCCTGACCGATGGTGGCGTACTACTCGATAACGAAGGGATCGAAGCGAAGCAGTATCACATTCGCGACGGTCTGGGGATCAAGGTCTGGCGCAAGGCAGGCTTTCGGTTCGGCATCATCACCGGCCGCAATTCGCAAACCGTTCGCCTTCGCTCGTCGGAACTTGGCATCGACGTCGTTCGCCAAGGGGTCGACGACAAGTTGACCGTCGCCAACGATTTCCTCAAACACTTCGGACTAAACCCGCAGCAGCTGGCCTACATCGGCGACGACCTACCTGACTTGCCGGTCGTCCGGATCGCCGGCCTGGGCGTGGCGGTCAATGACGCCGCGGCCGAGCTTCGCGAAGCGGCGCACTTTGTGACGACCGCGCCCGGCGGACGTGGCGCCGTTCGCGAACTGGTAGAACTCATCCTGAAAGCACAAGGGCGCTGGGCCGACATCGTACGCAGTTTCTGA